AAAAAATTGCTTTGGAAAAAAAGAGTAGCAAATAAAAGTACATTATTTTGACTTTAATATGAACTTGAGTTGcctttattgctattttcttctCAAGGTATACATGTATCACAGAGTATTAACAGAGTATAAAGGATGAACAAAATGCACTCTGGCTAAGACGGCTGAAAAATAAGAGCGGACTGTGTCTTTATTCAGTTTAAGGTCCAACCTTAGTAACAATTTGGAATACTTATTTCCTGCGACGGCACTGCTCGTTGAAGATgtcttttgctttttgaaaatcaaattcAGCAAGTGGGGGTCCTTCAATTGCGACTTTCATTAGGCTGTCTAGGTTTTGCTCACTCAGTCTGTTTCTAAGGCCCGTCTTGATTCGGTTCTGACAGGAAAAGCCTCTCTCGCACGCAGCACTAGACACAGGAATGGTCAATGCAATATTAGCAAGAGCTGTGAATGTTGGAAATTGTTCACAAAGTCCTTCATCAGTTAAGAACTTCTTGCTAAATTCTTGCATGTTCAAAAGACGGTTGGTGTTTAGCAGGAACTTGAATTGCAGGTAGTCTGCCCTGGTGACTTCTGGATCAATCAGAGGATCAACATTTCTGTCCCCAACAGCTTTTTGCTGACCATAGTTTTCAACAAGCTTGTTCAGAGCATCTATTCCATGAGCAGCAATATCTGCAGCAGTATGGGGAAGTGACTGAGGGTTGACTTCAATGTCAAGAGCTTTGCAGATATCTAGTGTCTCACTGGGAAACCTCTCCTGGAGGTTTTCAATCAATTTAGCAAGGAATGCTTGCCCACTATTAATAAATGCTTGTCTTGCATTATCACTTGTCTGCTGAAGCTCCTTCTCACAATAAGAATCACTTGTGAGCAGTTGCTGGTTAAGCTCCTTGAGGCTAGGGAGGTTTGCAAGATCTCCTCCTAGGTCATTCCTTAGTGTCTGCAATGTTGTAATAGTAGATGTTACCATTGGTTCCACAGATGAAATACCAACATTTTCTCTTTGGAAATACAAACTGAGCTTTGTTAATGTTGGAAGTACATCTTTCATCATGCAAGTTGCTGCAACAAACTTGTATTGCTGGACTTGTTTCAAGTACCCTTTAGCTTTTGTAGagttttcatcattattttcagCAGCTTGATGTTCCAAACAGTCCACAAGTGCGGACCAGCATTTGTAGATTGCATCAACAGCATTGTGAAGGGACAGCCAACGAGTAGGGGCAGCAGCTTTCAAGGTTACTGGCTTCAGTTCTAGAATATTTTGAATTTCACGCAGCTTATTATACCTTACAGCTGAGTTTGAGTAGAAGTTAAAAATGTTTGTCAGCAATGTTTGGTATTCGTCAAACAACTTAATTGATTTGGCAGCCTGTGCACTGCATAAAGCAA
This genomic stretch from Acropora muricata isolate sample 2 chromosome 5, ASM3666990v1, whole genome shotgun sequence harbors:
- the LOC136917347 gene encoding zinc finger protein 862-like, which translates into the protein MNAAFAEVINKNIDEDIQSSPFIAILADESIDIAVYKKLDIYIRLVKDGEPCTRFVGNRNVVDGKAETIYNALMDFMQEKNIDCGNKLVGLGSDGASVMMGRHNGVGVRLKSVAPFMVHTHCVAHRLALCSAQAAKSIKLFDEYQTLLTNIFNFYSNSAVRYNKLREIQNILELKPVTLKAAAPTRWLSLHNAVDAIYKCWSALVDCLEHQAAENNDENSTKAKGYLKQVQQYKFVAATCMMKDVLPTLTKLSLYFQRENVGISSVEPMVTSTITTLQTLRNDLGGDLANLPSLKELNQQLLTSDSYCEKELQQTSDNARQAFINSGQAFLAKLIENLQERFPSETLDICKALDIEVNPQSLPHTAADIAAHGIDALNKLVENYGQQKAVGDRNVDPLIDPEVTRADYLQFKFLLNTNRLLNMQEFSKKFLTDEGLCEQFPTFTALANIALTIPVSSAACERGFSCQNRIKTGLRNRLSEQNLDSLMKVAIEGPPLAEFDFQKAKDIFNEQCRRRK